The Achromobacter deleyi genome has a window encoding:
- a CDS encoding transcriptional regulator, whose translation MVARVESAVESGGPGRDRPGRDGPVNSVPEAAVQVRMLGPLTITRAGAVLALPPSRKLRGLIAYLALAPHAVMRAHLCELLWDIPNDPRGELRWCLSKARALLDEPDRRRIETAQDMVRLDLGDCHVDVIEIGQAMQQGIDRADLERLRALSALFVGDFLEGLEIGRSPFFNNWLTAQRRRLRACHAAVLEYLVAGLPAGSQESFACLDKWLQLAPFDRRAHELVLDSLGYRGQWREGEEHLAAAVRAFEAEGLDWRPLREAWRDVRTRRASHPQRAGDAGAERTLLVSPPESTVERAGRASIAVMPFVDRSAQAGVRGGLADGLAYDIIARLAKLRSLFVIAQGTVFALDQRSVGPEEAGRTLNVDYVVSGSLRRQEKRVVVDVELVESRTARIVWADVFDHKLDDAFLALDEIGNRIVASIEIEIEAAERNRAILRPPNSLDAWQAHHRGLWHMYRFNRADNEQARHFFEMAVRLDPTFSRAYAGLSFTHWQNAFQRWGEQVPAIDLAFETAGQGLIADDRDPAAHWAMGRALWLRGQQDQSLTELRSAVDLSPNFALGHYTLGFVNCQSGDAEAAIGSSDHSRHLSPFDPLLFGMLAVRAIALVRLGHPEEAADWAVKAAARPNAHVHILAIAACCLAMAGREDEASGFLASIRKAVPSYRVDDFLAAFHLAADAEALFREGARRVGLG comes from the coding sequence GTGGTAGCCCGCGTGGAATCCGCTGTGGAATCCGGCGGGCCGGGCCGCGACAGGCCGGGCCGCGACGGGCCGGTCAACTCTGTCCCCGAGGCCGCAGTCCAGGTGCGGATGCTCGGTCCCTTGACGATTACCCGGGCCGGCGCCGTCCTGGCGTTGCCGCCTTCCCGCAAGCTGCGTGGGCTCATCGCCTATCTGGCGCTTGCCCCGCACGCCGTCATGCGCGCGCATCTTTGCGAGCTGCTGTGGGACATTCCGAACGATCCGCGCGGCGAGCTGCGCTGGTGCCTCAGCAAGGCCAGGGCCCTGCTCGACGAGCCCGACCGCCGCAGGATAGAAACGGCGCAGGACATGGTGAGGCTGGACCTGGGCGACTGCCACGTCGATGTCATCGAGATCGGCCAGGCGATGCAGCAGGGCATCGACAGGGCGGACCTTGAGCGGCTGCGCGCGCTGTCGGCGCTGTTCGTCGGCGACTTTCTCGAAGGGCTGGAGATCGGACGCAGCCCGTTCTTCAACAACTGGCTGACGGCGCAGCGGCGGCGCCTGAGAGCCTGCCATGCCGCGGTGCTGGAGTATCTGGTCGCAGGCCTGCCGGCTGGTTCCCAGGAAAGTTTCGCCTGCCTGGACAAGTGGCTCCAGCTCGCTCCGTTTGACCGGCGTGCGCACGAGCTGGTGCTGGACTCGCTGGGATACCGCGGCCAGTGGCGCGAAGGCGAAGAGCACCTGGCGGCGGCCGTGCGCGCGTTCGAGGCCGAAGGACTGGACTGGCGACCCCTGCGCGAGGCGTGGCGCGATGTTCGAACCCGGCGGGCCAGCCATCCGCAAAGAGCCGGAGACGCCGGCGCGGAGCGGACGCTGCTGGTCAGCCCGCCGGAGAGCACGGTGGAGCGGGCAGGCCGCGCCTCGATCGCGGTGATGCCGTTCGTCGACCGGTCGGCGCAGGCGGGCGTCCGCGGAGGACTGGCGGACGGCCTGGCCTACGACATCATCGCCCGGCTGGCGAAGCTGCGCAGCCTGTTCGTCATCGCGCAGGGTACCGTTTTTGCCCTTGACCAGCGTAGCGTGGGGCCGGAGGAGGCGGGCCGGACGCTCAATGTCGATTATGTGGTCAGCGGATCGCTGCGTCGCCAGGAAAAGCGCGTCGTCGTGGATGTCGAACTGGTCGAGTCCAGAACCGCCCGCATCGTGTGGGCGGACGTCTTCGATCACAAGCTGGACGATGCCTTTCTCGCCCTGGACGAGATCGGCAACCGGATCGTGGCGTCGATCGAGATCGAGATCGAGGCCGCCGAGCGCAACCGGGCCATACTCAGGCCGCCGAATTCGCTGGATGCCTGGCAGGCCCATCACCGCGGCCTTTGGCACATGTACCGCTTCAACCGGGCCGACAATGAGCAGGCGCGGCACTTCTTCGAGATGGCGGTGCGGCTGGACCCGACGTTTTCACGGGCCTATGCGGGCCTGTCTTTTACCCATTGGCAGAACGCGTTCCAGCGCTGGGGCGAGCAGGTGCCCGCCATCGACCTGGCCTTCGAAACAGCCGGGCAGGGCCTGATCGCCGATGACCGCGACCCGGCCGCGCATTGGGCCATGGGCCGGGCGCTGTGGCTGCGCGGCCAGCAAGACCAGTCGCTGACGGAATTGCGCAGCGCGGTGGACCTGAGCCCGAACTTCGCCCTGGGCCACTACACGCTCGGGTTCGTCAACTGCCAGTCGGGCGACGCCGAGGCAGCTATCGGGTCGTCCGACCATTCGCGCCATCTCAGTCCCTTCGACCCGCTGCTGTTCGGCATGCTGGCGGTACGGGCAATTGCGCTGGTGCGACTGGGTCACCCCGAGGAAGCCGCGGACTGGGCGGTCAAGGCGGCTGCGCGTCCCAACGCCCACGTGCATATCCTGGCGATCGCGGCCTGCTGTCTTGCGATGGCCGGCAGGGAGGACGAGGCGTCCGGCTTCCTGGCCTCGATCCGCAAGGCGGTTCCGTCATATCGCGTGGACGACTTTCTGGCGGCATTCCACCTTGCCGCGGATGCCGAGGCCTTGTTCCGGGAGGGGGCCCGGCGGGTCGGGCTGGGCTGA
- a CDS encoding class I SAM-dependent methyltransferase: MSTSTLATSPVRDTAQPDLAALKTRQQGTWSSGDYAVVGTTLQIVGEQLCESLDVRAGQKVLDVAAGNGNASLAAARRWCDVVSTDYVPALLGRARERAAAERLKIEFQEADAEALPFPDAGFDAVMSTFGVMFTPDQDKAAAELIRVCRPGGKIGLANWTPDGFIGQVFKTIGKHLPPPAGVKSPALWGTKARIEEMFGAQASSIKTESRHFVFRYRSPEHWLQVFKTYYGPLLKAFGALEPAAQAALTSDLMAQIDRFNRSGDAAMVVPSEYLEIVVTRR, encoded by the coding sequence ATGTCCACTTCCACCCTCGCCACCAGTCCAGTGCGTGATACCGCACAGCCCGACCTGGCCGCCTTGAAGACCCGCCAGCAGGGCACCTGGTCTTCCGGGGACTATGCCGTTGTCGGCACGACGCTGCAGATCGTAGGAGAACAGCTGTGCGAATCCCTCGATGTCCGTGCCGGACAAAAGGTGCTTGATGTCGCCGCCGGCAACGGCAATGCCTCGCTGGCTGCCGCACGCCGCTGGTGCGATGTCGTTTCGACCGACTACGTACCCGCGCTGCTCGGACGCGCCCGCGAGCGCGCCGCCGCCGAACGGCTGAAGATCGAGTTCCAGGAAGCGGACGCCGAAGCGCTGCCGTTCCCGGATGCCGGCTTCGACGCCGTCATGTCGACCTTCGGGGTCATGTTCACACCCGACCAGGACAAGGCGGCAGCCGAACTGATCCGCGTGTGCCGGCCCGGCGGCAAGATCGGCCTGGCCAACTGGACGCCGGACGGCTTCATCGGCCAGGTGTTCAAGACCATAGGCAAGCATCTGCCGCCGCCTGCCGGCGTCAAGTCGCCGGCGCTGTGGGGCACGAAAGCGCGCATCGAGGAAATGTTCGGGGCACAAGCGTCCTCGATCAAGACCGAATCCCGCCATTTCGTGTTCCGGTATCGCTCGCCCGAGCACTGGCTGCAGGTCTTCAAGACCTACTACGGCCCGCTGCTCAAGGCGTTTGGCGCGCTGGAACCCGCGGCGCAAGCGGCGCTGACCAGCGATCTGATGGCGCAGATCGACCGGTTCAATCGCTCCGGCGATGCCGCGATGGTGGTGCCCAGCGAGTATCTCGAAATCGTGGTCACCCGCCGGTGA
- a CDS encoding autotransporter outer membrane beta-barrel domain-containing protein — protein MKLYPHPLVLSILGGLLPAVPLSGWSAELGQVSVTNQAGGTILNLNPGDTVTYAPASSTGMGAINVSVAGNRVTGDRNTVTAGSAAVNSVIGVMASAGGSVNLTNSIVKTLSPNYGHGLVSTGLGSSIETSGTDVSTSGSQSHGAYAKDKGKISLDGGTISVNGTVSYGVYVTGAGSEVSAKNLTIRSNGISGQAISAENGGVVTLNGATIIQGAAGFSLDAITGSGPGTTITAIDTTVSSTSRGANFGSSSAFIMTGGGITAANGDAILLGPSSTASFTDASLTSTNGYALNINGAGSSATLNNVDIVAGVSGSAVTGQGIWMPSVNTSLIANHFSILTQGTGYGVGVDNRAGVATLTDGSVTTNSANAHALYVSHEYGTAATLTATNVGVKTLGAGAIGAISRIGGASMTLLNSSVVTHGDTGYGLFVSGTGAVLDASNSTVTTEGANASAVAISNRALLKLDGVDLRTSGADARGIWSYMTVVGATNAPTMTGGSISTQDGAALLASGGDHAFTLKDVNVTGRSGGQEAGGLLLQTLPLSVSSGGVTTVIETGVANLDAQGSRLTGDVLAQSGAVNLLLHGGTVLTGSAISSGTGRVNSLTLDGSSTWNVRGDSSVGTLNNPGTVAFMAPGPANSFKTLTVNNYSGGGTLVLNTRLGDDASPTDKLVIDGGTTTGDTAMRIVNAGGVGAETFHGIQVVQTTNGGTTTTDAFHLDPGSSGFRASAGTLALNGYDYALLRGGDGGAASDWYLTSRFVGLPVDPIVPPTDPVIPEAPVDPAAIIAPQPTLPDVVAPSFTNVSPETGAYLGNRSAAITLFNHSLRDRQTARVAAGNDAEGTSLWARAQGRHDAGMTMADGKVDFDTDQTLLQLGGDLLQHRIGEDGVVYAGVMAGFGDARTDSVSTLYLPAASNTVKARADGKVSGYSVGIYGTYYANDKTRTGAYIDSWLQFGRYSNQINSELGSARYHSDVWSASIESGYAMLPFASGSALGGLVIEPHAQLIYGHYGADDTNLQGTRIRNGSANAATSRAGVRIYPYRTQEKQQSTVRPFLEANWLHSFDDASVRMGSSTLGMTPARNALELKVGAEGQVTRAVKISGQVFGQQGNNSQHGYGGTLNLSYLF, from the coding sequence ATGAAACTCTATCCTCACCCGCTGGTGCTGAGCATCCTCGGCGGCCTGCTTCCAGCCGTACCCCTGTCGGGCTGGTCAGCGGAACTCGGGCAAGTCAGCGTCACCAATCAGGCCGGCGGCACGATCCTGAACCTGAACCCGGGCGATACCGTTACCTATGCGCCGGCATCCTCGACGGGCATGGGCGCCATCAATGTGTCGGTGGCAGGCAACCGCGTGACAGGCGACCGCAACACCGTGACGGCGGGTTCGGCTGCCGTCAACAGCGTTATCGGCGTGATGGCGAGCGCCGGCGGGTCGGTAAACCTGACCAACAGCATCGTCAAGACGCTGAGCCCGAATTACGGCCATGGATTGGTGTCGACTGGTCTCGGCAGCTCGATTGAAACCAGCGGCACCGACGTGTCGACCAGCGGCTCCCAATCCCACGGCGCATATGCGAAGGATAAAGGAAAGATCAGCCTGGACGGCGGCACCATATCCGTCAATGGAACCGTATCTTACGGCGTGTACGTTACCGGCGCGGGGTCGGAAGTCAGCGCAAAAAACCTGACGATACGCAGTAACGGCATCTCCGGCCAAGCCATCTCCGCGGAAAATGGCGGGGTGGTCACTTTGAACGGAGCAACGATCATCCAAGGCGCGGCGGGTTTCAGCCTGGATGCCATCACCGGTTCGGGCCCGGGCACCACGATCACCGCGATTGACACCACGGTCAGCTCCACCAGCCGGGGCGCGAACTTCGGGTCGAGTTCGGCCTTCATCATGACAGGCGGCGGCATCACCGCGGCGAATGGCGACGCCATCCTCCTGGGCCCAAGTTCCACCGCCAGCTTCACCGACGCGAGTTTGACCTCCACCAACGGATACGCGCTCAACATCAACGGTGCGGGTTCGTCGGCAACGCTGAACAACGTCGATATCGTCGCAGGCGTCAGCGGGTCCGCCGTCACGGGCCAGGGCATCTGGATGCCTTCCGTCAACACCAGTCTCATCGCCAACCACTTCAGCATACTCACTCAGGGTACCGGCTACGGCGTGGGCGTGGACAACCGTGCAGGCGTCGCGACGCTGACCGACGGTTCCGTCACCACAAACAGCGCCAATGCCCACGCCTTGTACGTCTCGCACGAATACGGCACCGCCGCCACGCTGACGGCGACCAACGTAGGCGTGAAGACCTTGGGAGCAGGCGCGATCGGCGCGATATCCCGAATCGGCGGCGCCTCGATGACCCTGCTCAACTCGTCGGTCGTGACGCACGGCGATACCGGTTATGGGCTCTTTGTCAGCGGAACCGGCGCCGTCCTTGATGCTTCGAACTCCACGGTCACGACCGAAGGTGCCAACGCGTCGGCCGTGGCGATCAGCAACCGCGCCCTGCTGAAATTGGACGGCGTCGATTTGCGTACATCGGGGGCTGATGCGCGCGGAATCTGGAGCTACATGACCGTTGTCGGCGCAACCAATGCCCCGACGATGACCGGGGGCTCAATCAGCACACAAGACGGAGCCGCCTTGTTGGCGTCGGGTGGCGATCATGCATTCACGCTTAAGGACGTCAATGTGACTGGCCGCAGCGGCGGCCAGGAAGCTGGCGGTCTCCTCCTGCAAACGCTTCCGCTCTCGGTGAGCAGCGGCGGCGTGACCACGGTTATCGAGACGGGCGTCGCCAATCTGGACGCCCAGGGTTCCCGCCTGACCGGCGACGTCTTGGCGCAAAGCGGCGCCGTGAACCTGCTGCTGCATGGAGGCACCGTATTGACGGGCAGCGCCATCTCCAGCGGCACGGGCCGCGTCAACAGCCTGACGCTGGATGGATCGAGTACCTGGAATGTCCGCGGCGACTCCTCGGTGGGCACCCTGAACAACCCGGGCACCGTGGCCTTTATGGCACCGGGCCCGGCCAACAGCTTCAAGACCTTGACCGTCAACAACTATTCCGGCGGCGGCACGCTGGTGTTGAATACCCGTTTGGGTGACGACGCGTCGCCCACGGACAAGCTGGTCATTGATGGAGGCACCACCACCGGCGACACCGCGATGCGTATCGTCAACGCAGGAGGCGTCGGCGCGGAAACGTTCCACGGAATCCAAGTGGTTCAAACCACCAATGGAGGCACGACGACAACCGATGCATTCCACCTGGATCCGGGTTCGTCCGGATTCCGGGCCAGCGCCGGGACGCTCGCACTCAACGGCTACGACTATGCGCTCTTGCGCGGCGGGGACGGCGGCGCCGCCTCCGATTGGTACCTGACCTCGCGGTTTGTCGGTTTGCCGGTCGACCCCATCGTGCCGCCAACGGACCCCGTCATTCCTGAGGCTCCGGTAGATCCGGCGGCAATCATTGCCCCGCAACCCACGCTGCCGGATGTTGTTGCGCCGAGCTTTACGAACGTCTCGCCGGAGACCGGCGCCTATCTCGGAAACCGTTCGGCCGCGATCACGCTCTTCAATCACAGCCTGCGTGATCGCCAGACCGCTCGCGTGGCGGCCGGAAACGATGCGGAAGGAACCAGCTTGTGGGCGCGCGCCCAAGGCCGCCACGACGCCGGGATGACTATGGCCGACGGCAAGGTGGATTTCGACACGGATCAAACTCTCCTGCAATTGGGCGGTGATCTTCTGCAGCACAGGATCGGCGAAGACGGCGTGGTCTATGCGGGTGTCATGGCGGGCTTCGGCGACGCGCGTACCGATTCCGTTTCCACGCTCTATCTGCCTGCCGCCAGCAACACCGTCAAGGCCCGTGCCGACGGAAAAGTCTCGGGCTACTCCGTGGGCATCTATGGCACCTACTATGCCAACGACAAAACCCGCACGGGCGCATATATTGACAGCTGGCTGCAGTTCGGCCGCTATTCGAACCAGATCAACAGCGAGCTGGGCTCCGCGCGCTACCACTCCGACGTATGGTCCGCATCGATCGAGTCCGGCTACGCGATGCTGCCGTTCGCCTCGGGCAGCGCCCTGGGCGGTCTGGTTATCGAACCGCACGCGCAACTGATCTACGGTCACTACGGCGCTGACGACACGAACCTGCAAGGCACGCGCATACGCAATGGCAGCGCCAACGCGGCCACGTCGCGCGCGGGGGTGCGGATCTATCCGTACAGGACGCAGGAGAAGCAGCAAAGCACCGTGCGCCCGTTCCTGGAAGCCAACTGGCTGCACAGCTTCGATGATGCATCGGTGCGGATGGGAAGCAGCACGCTGGGCATGACGCCTGCGCGCAACGCCCTGGAACTCAAGGTGGGCGCCGAAGGACAGGTCACGCGGGCGGTCAAGATATCCGGTCAGGTATTCGGACAGCAGGGCAACAACAGCCAGCATGGTTACGGCGGGACACTGAACCTCTCCTACCTGTTCTAA
- a CDS encoding bleomycin resistance protein, with amino-acid sequence MNACKIGIFEMNQQERNGASSEGRTPTGGFAAMVPELDVSSLDASLDFWCRLLGFEIAYARRDAGFAYLERGPLQIMLCEINADWETGPLERPFGRGINFQMQVASVEPIAAALESANWPLFRPIEQKRYRVGSDWAAIKEFLVQDPDGYLLRFAADAK; translated from the coding sequence ATGAATGCCTGCAAAATTGGGATCTTCGAAATGAACCAACAAGAACGAAACGGCGCTTCCTCCGAAGGAAGGACGCCCACCGGGGGCTTTGCGGCAATGGTCCCCGAACTGGATGTATCCAGCCTGGATGCCAGCCTGGACTTCTGGTGCCGGCTGCTCGGCTTCGAGATCGCCTACGCGCGGCGGGATGCGGGGTTCGCCTATCTTGAGCGCGGTCCGCTACAGATCATGCTGTGCGAAATCAACGCTGATTGGGAGACCGGCCCGCTCGAACGGCCTTTTGGAAGAGGCATCAATTTCCAGATGCAGGTGGCAAGCGTGGAACCCATCGCCGCGGCGCTGGAAAGCGCGAATTGGCCGCTGTTTCGTCCCATCGAGCAAAAGCGCTACCGGGTGGGCTCGGACTGGGCGGCAATTAAGGAGTTCCTGGTGCAGGATCCGGATGGCTACCTGCTGAGGTTCGCGGCCGATGCGAAGTAG